One Setaria viridis chromosome 3, Setaria_viridis_v4.0, whole genome shotgun sequence DNA window includes the following coding sequences:
- the LOC117850029 gene encoding uncharacterized protein has product MDTKKQGFFSALREEVARGLSPARARRRSASNAAEVAAALRVAGGAGEALAPLMEGPDPEAGPGAGGGGVRREGWGRWVRGQLQLARAPAPAGADAGAARRNDLRLLLGVMGAPLAPVHVCAAEPLPHLSIKDTPIETSSAQYILQQYLAASGGQRLLSSIRNAYAMGKVRMVATEFETGGRVVRNRMAAQRAEPGRFVLWQMAPEMWYIELAVGGSKVHAGCNGKLVWRHTPWLGAHAAKGPVRPLRRALQGLDPLTAASMFAGARCIGERKVNGEACFILKLCADPEMLRARSEGLAEIIRHVLFGYFSQKTGLLVHLEDSHLTRIQSTTGGDAVYWETTINSFIEDYRPVEGIMIAHSGRSAVTLFRFGEAAMSHTKTRMEEAWSIEEVAFNVPGLSMDCFIPPTDIKSGSVSETVELPQGEKSKVGLLPCHRAKVAALEKADDNVAWSGALQLDCK; this is encoded by the exons aTGGACACCAAGAAGCAGGGCTTCTTCTCGGCGCtgcgggaggaggtggcgcgcgggctgtcgccggcgagggcgcggcggcggtcggctTCCAACGCggccgaggtggcggcggcactgcGCGTGGCCGGAGGAGCTGGGGAGGCGCTCGCGCCGCTCATGGAGGGCCCGGATCCGGAGGCCGgcccgggcgcgggcggcggtggcgtgcggagGGAGGGGTGGGGCCGGTGGGTGCGCGGCCAGCTCCAgctcgcgcgcgcgccggcgccggcgggggcggacgcgggcgccgcCAGGCGGAACGATCTCAGGCTGCTGCTCGGCGTCATGGGCGCGCCGCTCGCGCCCGTGCACGTCTGCGCCGCCGAGCCGCTGCCGCACCTCAGCATCAAGGACACCCCCATT GAGACCTCGTCGGCGCAGTACATCCTGCAGCAGTACCTAGCTGCCTCCGGCGGGCAGAGGCTGCTCTCCTCTATCCGGAACGCCTACGCCATGGGCAAGGTGCGGATGGTGGCTACTGAGTTCGAGACCGGTGGTCGTGTCGTGAGGAACCGCATGGCGGCGCAACGGGCTGAGCCTGGCCGGTTCGTGCTGTGGCAGATGGCCCCGGAGATGTGGTACATTGAGTTGGCCGTCGGTGGGAGCAAGGTGCACGCCGGCTGCAACGGCAAGCTTGTGTGGCGCCATACACCATGGCTCGGCGCGCATGCCGCCAAGGGCCCTGTTCGCCCACTGCGCCGTGCTCTTCAG GGCTTGGATCCGTTGACTGCAGCAAGCATGTTTGCTGGTGCAAGGTGCATTGGCGAGAGGAAGGTGAATGGGGAGGCTTGCTTCATTCTGAAGCTGTGTGCTGATCCTGAGATGCTGAGAGCGCGCAGCGAGGGGCTTGCAGAGATCATCCGGCATGTCCTTTTTGGGTACTTCAGCCAGAAGACCGGGCTTCTTGTCCATCTTGAGGACTCACACCTCACCAGAATCCAGTCAACAACAGGAGGAGATGCAGTTTACTGGGAGACTACCATCAATTCCTTCATCGAGGACTACCGTCCAGTTGAGGGCATTATGATTGCACATTCTGGGCGCTCAGCCGTGACCCTGTTCCGTTTTGGGGAGGCGGCTATGAGCCACACCAAGACTCGTATGGAGGAGGCATGGAGTATTGAGGAGGTTGCGTTCAATGTCCCTGGCCTCTCCATGGATTGTTTCATCCCGCCCACCGATATCAAGTCTGGATCTGTCAGTGAGACTGTTGAGCTTCCGCAAGGTGAGAAGAGCAAGGTCGGTCTTCTCCCATGCCATCGTGCTAAGGTTGCAGCTCTAGAGAAGGCGGATGATAACGTTGCGTGGAGTGGAGCCCTACAGCTAGACTGCAAGTGA
- the LOC117847628 gene encoding uncharacterized protein, producing MAPRLLLLFLLAATASSQSPAAAPSISGTAAQSPTSSSSSSTAAAPGPSSSSSSSPPTSSNTPISTSPAASPSHAGTKLTSPPTTSPPPPTPAPITSSQPPALPPSPPSTAPAPATVVRAATPPAAFSPPVPAPTTLPPPPALAPAPSTSSPPAPAPVVLPAPAPSKKPAPPMKKKHVAPASPPLASASPSTGAAAGLAPGPGPSTADMMSGAAAGGAAASAAAAALVLLSLAVGPSLA from the exons atggctcctcgcctcctcctgctgttcctcctcgccgccaccgcctcgtcgcagtcgccggccgccgcgccatcCATCTCCGGCACCGCCGCTCAGTCTCCcacatcctcttcctcctcctctaccgccgccgcaccaggcccctcctcatcctcctcgtcctctcccCCCACGTCCAGCAACAcccccatctccacctcccccgccgcgtccCCCTCCCACGCCGGCACCAAGCTCACCTCCCCCCCTACCacctccccgcccccgcccacccccgcccccatcACCTCCTCCCAGCCGCCGGCATTGCCCCCCTCTCCCCCGtccaccgcgccggcgcctgcgaccgtcgtccgcgccgccacccctcccgcCGCGTTCTCCCCGCCGGTGCCCGCGCCGACGACGCTCCCTCCTCCCCCGGCGCTCGCACCCGCGCCGTCGACCTCGTCCCCTCCCGCCCCCGCACCCGTCGTCCTCCCCGCCCCGGCGCCCAGCAAGAAGCCGGCGCCgccgatgaagaagaagcaCGTGGCGCCCGCGTCGCCCCCGCTCGCCTCCGCGTCCCcgtccaccggcgccgccgccggcctcgccccGGGACCCGGCCCCTCCACCGCCGACATGATG agcggcgcggcggcgggaggtgcggcggcatccgccgcggcggcggcgctggtgctgCTCTCGCTGGCGGTGGGCCCGTCCCTGGCGTGA
- the LOC117847553 gene encoding uncharacterized protein — translation MPIASKLLYFQHRPTPAPPDPGPSPPDPRRRAGRDPSGRQRRRSSLPSHHKPGQEPILGSQRDVINSLGTAVNIAEHAAAISSSARLNRSASDNGRLPDAVQQARERLLQRLNSVDLSGRSRQKTCTSETIWAGAGLGSARSPADFSSDCILGTLTNCFQPGDCDSVAASKVEEGGTAEPDAINADERAPITVLLSEGQPVVPELERSACSGGAEEEKCDGRGCEAPAECSICLERCGGAGGGSDGLTQLRCRHVFHSACLERWLRSRGDCPYCRAAVLRS, via the exons atGCCGATCGCCTCCAAGCTCCTCTACTTCCAGCACCGccccacgccggcgccgccggaccCGGGACCCTCGCCGCCGGACCCTCGCCGCCGGGCGGGCCGCGACCCCTCCggccgccaacgccgccgcagctccctcccctcccaccACAAGCCG GGCCAGGAACCTATTCTAGGGAGCCAAAGAGACGTTATCAACTCTCTCGGAACAGCTGTAAACATAGCAGAGCACGCAGCAGCGATATCCTCCAGCGCAAGACTAAACCGCAGCGCATCGGACAATGGCCGTCTTCCTGACGCTGTTCAGCAGGCCAGGGAAAGGCTCCTCCAGCGGCTCAACAGCGTGGACTTATCAGGAAGAAGCAG GCAAAAGACATGCACATCGGAGACCATCTGGGCTGGAGCTGGATTAGGATCAGCTCGCAGCCCTGCTGACTTCTCCTCTGACTGCATACTGGGCACACTAACCAACTGCTTCCAGCCTGGTGACTGTGACTCCGTCGCGGCCAGCAAGGTTGAAGAAGGCGGCACGGCGGAGCCTGACGCCATTAATGCGGATGAGCGTGCGCCCATCACGGTGTTGCTCTCCGAAGGCCAACCCGTCGTCCCTGAGCTTGAACGCTCAGCATGCAGCGGAGGCgcagaggaagaaaaatgtgaCGGCCGTGGTTGCGAAGCTCCAGCGGAGTGTTCCATATGCCTGGagcggtgcggcggcgccggtggcggcagcgATGGGCTCACCCAGCTGCGCTGCCGGCACGTGTTCCACTCGGCGTGCCTGGAGCGGTGGCTGCGGTCCCGCGGCGACTGCCCATACTGCCGGGCCGCCGTGCTCCGCTCCTAA